Proteins encoded in a region of the Verrucomicrobiia bacterium genome:
- a CDS encoding NINE protein: MFNIIGADGKAYGPVSREVIGQWIREGRANGATPAQPAGATSWQTLATLPEFADQFSGGPSAPPTLSPPRLDLAARASNKIAAGVCGLLLGGLGVHKFILGYTNAGLIMLAVTLGGFLLGFATCGVTFLACSAMSIVGLVEGIIYLTKTDEEFVRVYVDGRKEWF, from the coding sequence CTACGGCCCGGTGTCCCGGGAAGTAATTGGCCAGTGGATTCGGGAGGGCCGGGCGAACGGCGCCACGCCGGCGCAACCCGCTGGCGCGACCAGCTGGCAGACGCTGGCGACGCTCCCGGAATTCGCCGACCAGTTTTCGGGCGGGCCCAGTGCGCCGCCCACCCTGAGCCCGCCGCGGCTGGATCTCGCGGCGCGCGCCAGCAACAAAATCGCGGCCGGCGTTTGCGGCCTGTTGCTGGGTGGCTTGGGCGTGCACAAATTCATTCTCGGCTACACCAATGCCGGCCTCATCATGCTCGCCGTCACCCTGGGCGGGTTCCTGCTGGGCTTTGCCACGTGCGGCGTTACGTTCCTGGCCTGCTCGGCGATGAGCATCGTTGGGCTGGTCGAAGGCATCATCTATCTCACCAAAACGGACGAGGAATTCGTCCGCGTTTACGTGGACGGCCGGAAGGAATGGTTCTGA